CTGGCGCGGAAGCTGTGCTGGCTGCCCGCGGCCAGGTCCACACTGACGGTATTCAACGTGGCCGGCACCATCTGGCAGGCGACGGCGCGCTTCCAGATCAGGTCGTAGAGCTTGCGCTCGTCGTCGCTGAGGTAACGCGCAACCTGCGTCGGCGTGCGCAGTGCGCTGGTCGGGCGCACCGCCTCGTGCGCTTCCTGTGCGTTCTTCGACTTGGTCTGGTAGACGTTGGGCTTGTCGGGCAGCGCCTGGGTACCGAAGTCGCGCGCGATCACGTCGCGGATTTCGGTCAGCGCCTCTGCCGAGAGGCTCACCGAGTCGGTACGCATATAGCTGATCAGGCCGACGGTGCCTTCCTCGTCGCCGATGTTCACGCCTTCGTACAGCTTCTGCGCGACCTGCATGGTCTTGCGGGTGGTGAAGCCGAGTTTGCGCGAGGCTTCCTGCTGCAGCGTCGAGGTGGTGAACGGCGGCGCCGGTCGGCGCTTGCGCTCCTTGCTGGTCACGTCGGTGACATGCAGCGAACCCTGCGCGGCCTGCTGGATGCGCAGGCGCGCGGCCTCGGCGGTGTCACCATCGGTGACGGTGAACTGCTCGAATTTCTGGCCGTCCAGCCGGGTCAGCTTGGCGGTGAAGGCCTGGCGCGGATGCGCGCACTCGGCTTCGATGCTCCAGTATTCGCGGGCGACGAAGGCTTCGATCTCTTCCTCGCGCTCGACGATCATGCGCAGCGCCGGCGACTGCACGCGCCCGGCCGACAGGCCGCGCTGCACCTTCCGCCACAGCACCGGTGACAGGTTGAAACCGACCAGGTAGTCCAGCGCCCGGCGCGCCTGCTGCGCGTCGACAAGATCGCCGGCGATCTGGCGCGGCTGGCTCATCGCTTCCTTGATCGCGCGCGGCGTGATCTCGGTGAACACCACGCGGTGCAGCGGCTTGTCCTTCAGCAGACCGCGTTCCTTCAGGATCTCCGCGATGTGCCAGCTGATGGCCTCGCCTTCGCGATCCGGGTCGGTGGCCAGGAAGATGTCGTCGGCGCTCTTGGCGGCCTTGGCGATCGCGTCGACATGCTTCTCGTTCTTGTCGATCAGGTCGTACCGCATCGCGAACCCGTTGTCCGGATCCACCGCTCCCTCCTTCGGCACCAGGTCCCGGACGTGGCCGTAGGACGCCAGGACGGTGAAGTCCTTGCCGAGGTATTTGTTGATCGTCTTGGCCTTGGCGGGCGACTCGACGATGAGCAGGTGCTTGGGCATGTCGGGGATTCGGGGGATTCGAGGGGGGCCGTCCGGGGCCGGCTAGGGTGGCCCAAACGCGGGCGCCAGAGAAGCGGACGCCCGGGGCGAGGGGCCCCGGGCGTTCAGATTTCCTATTTATAGTGGAATCACGCCCGGCCCCGGCCTGTCAAGCCGGGCCGTCGGACGGGAGCGGGTTCCGTGAACCGGGTCGCGCCCCGGGCCGGGGCTCAGCGGCCAATCGAGGCGAACGCCGCGAAGCCCACCGCCAGCAGGATGAAGGCGCCCACGAGCAGCACGCCGAAGATGATCAGCACGACCAGGGCGACCGTGCCCAGCTCGTCGCGCTGGCGCTCGGGCTGCGAGGTGAAGGCCCATTTGTCGACCACCAGGGTGTCGCAGATCAGGTCGTGCAGGCCCTGCTTGCGGCTGGTGAACGCGGCCATGATCAGGCCGATGCAGAGCAGCAGGCCGCTGAGCAGGTACGCCCAGTAGCGTCCGAAGCCGCGCAGGAAGCTGATCCGGTCCCCGTCGCTGCGGACCACCTTGATGCCGATCGCCAGCTTGCCGGGCGTGGCCGTCAGGCCCGCCGTGGAGTGGAACCAGGCGAAGGCGATCGCGGTGAGCAGGTAGGAGATGGTCGTTTCGCCCGGGTTGAGTACGTCGGCCGCCCCGGAGAGGCCCGATGCGAACGAGCTGCCGAACCCCATCAGCCCGCCGATGATCGCCGCCACGATGCCCACGGGAATCCCGATGGCGAAGGCGTCGATGATGCTGGCTGCCACGCGCTTCCAGAAGCCGGCGTAGACCACGTGGCCCTCGTACACGGGCGTGCCGGTGTAGCCGCCGATGTCGGCGCGCGGCGCCGCATAGGGCGACGTGGCGGCGGACGCACCGCTGTCCACCGACGGCGCGGCCGCCATCGCCGCGGCCGCGACGGCCTCGGACTGGCTGGCATGGGGCGGCGTGTACTGGGTGTAGCTGGGTTCGCTGGCGGTGAACACCGCGCGACCGGTGAGCGGGCGCTCCACGGGTGCGTCGGTTTCGACGGCCATCGGTGCAGGGGGGACCGCCGGAGCGGCGGGCGCGCTGGCGGGTGCCGGATCCGCGATCCCGAGTTCCGTCGTGATCTCCCCCAAAGGCGTCCACTGCGACATGCCTTCGCGCCACGCGAGCGAGGCACGGGTCAGCGCGCCGGTGCGGTAGAGATGGGCGATGGCGTCCGCGGGCACCGGGCCCTGGCGCTGATGCTGCGGATCGACGTAGTACCACTGGGTCATGGGGTGCGCCTGCGGGACGGATCCCGCGATGAAAGGGTGAGAGTGGAGGGTGATCGCGGGGTGCTTACGAAGGCAGGCTGCCGAGCATCATGGCGCCCATCACCGCATACATGGCGATGGCGCCGACGATCACGACGCCCGCGAGGACCAGGATCACGATGGTCACCGTGCCCAGTTCCTCGCGCTGGCGCTCCGGATGGGCGGTGAATGCCCATTTGTCGACTACCAGCGTGTCGCAGACCATGTCGTGCAGCGCCTGCTTGCGCTCGGTGAACGCCACCATCAGCGCGGAGATAAGCACGCCGAGTCCGCAGGTGACCGCGCCGAACATCACGTAGGCCAGGGAACGCAGGAAGTTGCGCCAGAACCCGGCGCGTTGGCCGCTGGTCCGCACGACCTTGATCCCCACGGCGAGCTTTCCCAGGCTGGCCTGCATCGACGAGGACTGCATCCAGCCGAAGTACACGCACGGCGCCAGGATCAGTATCGGATACATCGCCAGGATGGTCACCATGCCCGCGCCGGTGGCCATCGCGTTGTCCGTGCCGCCGGCGCCCATCACGCTCACGCCGATCAGCATCATCGGGATGATCAGCGCGTAGCTGATGACCGTGGTGACGATGTTGTCGATGAAGGACGCCGCGAAGCGCTTCCACAGGCCCGCCTGCACGACGCGGCCGCCGGTGACGAACGAATGCGTGGAGGTCAGCTGCGCGCTGGGCGGCGCATAGGGGACGTGCGCCTGATCGGTCGCCTCCTCGGCGACCGGCTCCACCTGCGGCAGCGCCGTGACCGGCACGTCCAGTTCGGAGGCGAAGTTGCCGAACGGCTGCCAGTCGTCCAGGC
This genomic stretch from Pseudoxanthomonas sp. CF385 harbors:
- a CDS encoding RDD family protein, producing the protein MTQWYYVDPQHQRQGPVPADAIAHLYRTGALTRASLAWREGMSQWTPLGEITTELGIADPAPASAPAAPAVPPAPMAVETDAPVERPLTGRAVFTASEPSYTQYTPPHASQSEAVAAAAMAAAPSVDSGASAATSPYAAPRADIGGYTGTPVYEGHVVYAGFWKRVAASIIDAFAIGIPVGIVAAIIGGLMGFGSSFASGLSGAADVLNPGETTISYLLTAIAFAWFHSTAGLTATPGKLAIGIKVVRSDGDRISFLRGFGRYWAYLLSGLLLCIGLIMAAFTSRKQGLHDLICDTLVVDKWAFTSQPERQRDELGTVALVVLIIFGVLLVGAFILLAVGFAAFASIGR
- a CDS encoding RDD family protein; this encodes MTHWYYADAGGQRQGPFTADELAAHARNGRLTAESLVWRDGLDDWQPFGNFASELDVPVTALPQVEPVAEEATDQAHVPYAPPSAQLTSTHSFVTGGRVVQAGLWKRFAASFIDNIVTTVISYALIIPMMLIGVSVMGAGGTDNAMATGAGMVTILAMYPILILAPCVYFGWMQSSSMQASLGKLAVGIKVVRTSGQRAGFWRNFLRSLAYVMFGAVTCGLGVLISALMVAFTERKQALHDMVCDTLVVDKWAFTAHPERQREELGTVTIVILVLAGVVIVGAIAMYAVMGAMMLGSLPS